One stretch of Corynebacterium imitans DNA includes these proteins:
- a CDS encoding type II secretion system F family protein translates to MNPLVFLAAAAALHAPAPAGRLGADAGQPRQRGWRSARVQAWAWSGVSVAAFGLIVAERITVVIAVALAGATAIDAVLRRRQQRMKVRGARVTADFLGHVVSNLDAGAPLERACVTAADRLPDDAPPQLQRDIHRLNRRLRAGQSVGTAVESEQPELQRLVTLWQLAQRRGVPVANLLRTARDELDRAQRHRAATTAALAGPRTTATVLAALPLAGIGMGAAMGANPIGLLTSGGLGGILLVVGTALVCAGIWLSRLIIERAAQ, encoded by the coding sequence ATGAACCCGCTTGTCTTCCTCGCAGCCGCCGCGGCGCTGCATGCCCCCGCGCCAGCGGGCCGCCTCGGCGCTGATGCTGGCCAGCCACGCCAGCGCGGGTGGCGCTCGGCGCGAGTGCAGGCCTGGGCCTGGAGTGGGGTCAGCGTGGCCGCGTTCGGGCTCATCGTCGCCGAGCGCATCACGGTGGTGATCGCGGTGGCGCTCGCCGGGGCCACCGCCATAGACGCGGTGCTGCGCCGCCGCCAGCAGCGCATGAAGGTGCGCGGAGCCCGCGTGACCGCGGACTTTTTGGGCCACGTGGTATCCAACCTGGACGCCGGCGCACCCCTAGAGCGCGCCTGCGTCACCGCCGCAGACAGGCTTCCCGACGACGCGCCGCCGCAGCTTCAACGCGACATCCACCGACTCAACCGACGCTTGCGCGCGGGCCAGTCCGTCGGCACCGCGGTGGAGAGCGAACAACCGGAACTTCAGCGCCTGGTCACCCTGTGGCAGCTGGCGCAGCGCCGCGGCGTGCCGGTGGCCAACCTGCTGCGCACCGCGCGCGACGAGCTCGACCGGGCCCAGCGCCACCGCGCCGCCACCACCGCCGCACTTGCCGGACCGCGCACGACCGCGACTGTGCTCGCCGCGCTGCCGCTGGCAGGCATCGGTATGGGGGCGGCGATGGGGGCCAACCCGATCGGGTTGCTTACCTCCGGCGGGCTCGGCGGGATCCTGCTCGTCGTCGGCACCGCGCTGGTGTGCGCCGGGATATGGCTTTCCCGACTCATCATCGAAAGGGCAGCGCAATGA
- the ssd gene encoding septum site-determining protein Ssd gives MNQAKETNRNWGRTIVVAVDDPLLHPEATHLAAAAGHAIVDVTDPGMLAAYAEKAFALLIDATWAPHLAQRRHRNVFVVAGSLDAAEAYPGAFVLPAQAGDLLVALGELYRTPERTTETGTIVAVLGAGGGVGASVLACALARSRADAATLIDGHRLSGGLDLLLGIEEHPGARWGEIALGEGAVERADLRRALPATKDGCAVLTFARSTVVDPFRLTLGELDRVCAAVGTSGLTVLDIPVDLLPARCDLAVIVVAPTVRSVCAASQLVLECNAAGVPHTLLLREGTWQGIDEHGVARATGSRICQRVPTLRRLPRAVDTAGLPARLPAPLRRAADAVLAEVA, from the coding sequence ATGAATCAAGCAAAAGAAACGAATCGCAATTGGGGGCGAACGATCGTCGTGGCGGTCGACGACCCGCTCCTCCATCCCGAAGCTACTCACCTCGCCGCCGCTGCTGGCCACGCCATCGTGGACGTGACCGACCCCGGCATGCTCGCCGCCTATGCGGAGAAGGCGTTCGCCCTGCTTATCGACGCCACGTGGGCGCCCCACCTCGCGCAGCGGCGCCACCGCAACGTCTTCGTCGTCGCCGGCAGCCTGGACGCGGCCGAAGCTTACCCAGGCGCTTTCGTCCTGCCCGCTCAGGCTGGCGACCTGCTCGTCGCGCTCGGCGAGCTCTACCGTACCCCGGAACGCACAACCGAAACCGGCACCATTGTTGCCGTACTTGGCGCAGGCGGTGGGGTGGGCGCATCCGTGCTCGCCTGCGCGCTCGCCCGCAGTCGTGCAGATGCGGCCACGCTTATCGACGGCCACCGCCTCTCCGGCGGACTCGACCTCCTTTTAGGCATCGAGGAACACCCCGGCGCGCGCTGGGGCGAGATTGCCCTCGGCGAGGGCGCGGTGGAGCGTGCGGATCTGCGCCGCGCCCTGCCCGCCACCAAGGACGGGTGCGCGGTGCTGACGTTTGCCCGCAGCACGGTTGTCGACCCGTTTCGCCTTACGCTCGGCGAGCTCGACCGAGTCTGCGCTGCCGTGGGGACGTCCGGGCTGACCGTGCTAGACATCCCCGTCGACCTTCTGCCTGCGCGCTGCGACCTCGCCGTCATCGTGGTGGCTCCGACGGTGCGCTCCGTGTGCGCGGCCTCCCAGCTGGTACTCGAGTGCAACGCGGCGGGTGTGCCGCACACACTGCTGCTGCGGGAGGGCACCTGGCAGGGCATCGACGAGCATGGTGTGGCGCGCGCGACCGGTTCGCGCATCTGCCAGCGCGTCCCTACCTTGCGTCGCTTGCCGCGCGCTGTGGATACCGCGGGCCTGCCCGCGCGACTGCCCGCGCCGCTGCGGCGTGCCGCCGATGCGGTGCTTGCGGAGGTGGCCTGA
- a CDS encoding DUF4244 domain-containing protein, which yields MNAITIEALKVSHLLRSYAAQKAEKLREDSGMSTIEYAFGSLAAAALAGVLYLVVNGDGVTSAIEGVITDALTNTPT from the coding sequence ATGAACGCAATTACGATTGAAGCCCTGAAAGTATCCCACCTTCTTCGCAGCTATGCTGCACAAAAAGCGGAAAAGTTACGAGAAGATAGCGGAATGTCAACCATCGAATATGCATTTGGCTCGCTAGCTGCCGCGGCGCTGGCTGGCGTGCTATATCTGGTGGTCAACGGCGATGGCGTCACTTCCGCCATCGAGGGCGTGATTACCGACGCACTGACGAACACCCCGACGTAG
- a CDS encoding type II secretion system F family protein, translating to MISLTTTLFLAAALALPPVSPDVRVKYLRGEGPKTPRDGPRGAAPPVSAHRAAADITLFAACCEAGLPLATAAAAVADTYEESDGEPGSAWHTVAALTALGVDPGRAWNELHPLPGGAELAGLVALSNSSGSAIVAGCSRIVERLQAEAADEAKEKAERAGVLIAIPLTACFLPAFFVLGLAPAVISLGSAMLH from the coding sequence ATGATCTCCCTGACCACCACACTTTTCCTCGCGGCCGCGCTTGCCCTACCGCCGGTGTCTCCCGACGTGCGCGTGAAATACCTACGCGGCGAAGGCCCGAAGACCCCGCGAGACGGTCCTCGCGGGGCCGCACCGCCCGTAAGCGCGCACCGCGCGGCGGCAGACATCACCCTGTTTGCCGCCTGCTGCGAAGCGGGGCTCCCGCTGGCCACCGCCGCCGCAGCTGTCGCCGACACCTACGAAGAGTCGGACGGCGAACCCGGCAGCGCCTGGCATACGGTCGCCGCGCTGACGGCGCTCGGGGTAGACCCCGGGCGCGCCTGGAACGAGCTCCACCCACTCCCGGGCGGGGCGGAGCTCGCCGGGCTTGTGGCCCTATCCAACTCCTCCGGTTCCGCCATCGTCGCGGGCTGTTCGCGCATCGTCGAACGCCTGCAGGCAGAGGCAGCGGACGAGGCGAAGGAGAAGGCGGAACGCGCCGGGGTGCTCATTGCCATCCCGCTGACCGCCTGCTTTCTCCCGGCGTTCTTCGTCCTTGGGCTCGCGCCCGCCGTGATCAGCCTGGGTAGCGCCATGTTGCACTAG
- a CDS encoding Rv3654c family TadE-like protein, whose translation MKIPRSIADESGSATVVAVGIITAVVVLALAVIAIGARAADQHRVRTAADLAAVAGATALYTGGSACVVAEETARLNDAAAQACDIDSGDVTVEVSIAGARATAKAGPIEEGR comes from the coding sequence GTGAAGATCCCGCGCAGCATCGCGGATGAGTCCGGTTCCGCGACGGTGGTTGCCGTCGGCATCATCACCGCAGTGGTGGTGCTGGCGCTTGCCGTCATCGCCATCGGCGCCCGAGCCGCCGACCAGCACCGGGTGCGGACCGCCGCGGATCTCGCTGCGGTGGCCGGGGCGACGGCGCTGTACACCGGCGGGTCCGCCTGCGTGGTTGCGGAAGAGACCGCACGGCTTAACGACGCCGCCGCGCAGGCCTGCGACATCGACTCTGGCGACGTCACCGTGGAAGTCAGCATCGCCGGTGCGCGCGCGACCGCCAAGGCCGGACCGATAGAAGAGGGGAGGTGA
- a CDS encoding TadA family conjugal transfer-associated ATPase, translating into MMETSEILSRVQRRLADEHTHPSPDRLAALIREEAVVISDLDVLALMRKLRDDTTGAGPLEPLLAAGDVTDICVNGPDQVFADRGHGLERCEITFETEEAVRALATRLALSCGRRLDDAQPFCDGHLTRDDGTLLRFHAILSPTAKVGTCLSLRVLRTATASLDELEARGSIDGEVAGVLRQMVARRRAFLIVGGTGSGKTTLLSALLAEADPVERIIAIEDTLELTPHHPHVLNLTTRAANAEGAGAISIADLVRQALRMRPDRIVVGEIRGAEVVDLLAALNTGHDGGAGTLHANSIHEVPARLEALAALGGLDRAGLHSQLAAAVDAVVVVKRGPDGRRFVHQLGVLEGQPVATRVVWDSETGATEGFEELIR; encoded by the coding sequence CTGATGGAAACGAGTGAGATCCTCTCCCGCGTCCAGCGCCGGCTTGCCGACGAGCACACGCACCCCAGTCCCGACCGCCTCGCTGCACTGATCCGCGAAGAGGCCGTGGTGATCAGCGATCTCGACGTGCTCGCCCTGATGCGCAAACTGCGCGACGACACCACCGGTGCCGGCCCGCTCGAGCCGCTGCTGGCCGCGGGCGACGTGACCGACATCTGCGTCAACGGCCCCGATCAGGTCTTCGCCGACCGCGGGCACGGCCTGGAGCGCTGCGAGATCACCTTCGAGACCGAGGAGGCGGTGCGCGCGCTGGCCACTCGCCTCGCGCTGAGCTGTGGGCGCAGGCTTGACGACGCCCAACCGTTCTGCGACGGCCACCTCACTCGCGACGACGGCACGCTGCTGCGCTTCCACGCCATCTTAAGCCCCACCGCGAAGGTGGGCACCTGCCTCTCCCTGCGCGTACTGCGCACCGCCACCGCCTCCCTCGACGAGTTGGAAGCGCGCGGCTCCATCGATGGGGAGGTGGCCGGAGTGCTGCGCCAGATGGTGGCACGCCGCCGCGCCTTCCTGATTGTCGGCGGCACCGGCTCGGGCAAAACCACGCTGCTGTCCGCCCTGCTTGCCGAGGCGGATCCGGTCGAGCGCATTATCGCCATCGAGGACACCCTCGAACTGACCCCGCACCACCCGCACGTGTTAAACCTCACCACGCGCGCGGCCAACGCAGAAGGTGCCGGTGCGATCTCCATTGCGGACCTGGTGCGCCAGGCGCTGCGCATGCGGCCGGACCGGATCGTCGTCGGCGAGATCCGCGGTGCCGAGGTCGTGGACCTGCTCGCCGCGCTCAACACCGGCCACGACGGGGGAGCGGGCACCCTGCACGCCAACTCCATCCACGAGGTCCCGGCCCGACTGGAGGCGCTCGCCGCCTTAGGTGGGCTCGACCGCGCCGGGCTGCACTCCCAGCTCGCCGCCGCTGTCGACGCCGTCGTGGTGGTCAAGCGCGGCCCAGACGGCAGACGCTTCGTCCACCAGCTCGGCGTGCTCGAGGGCCAACCTGTCGCGACGCGCGTGGTATGGGACAGCGAGACCGGCGCCACTGAAGGATTCGAGGAGCTGATCCGATGA
- a CDS encoding DEAD/DEAH box helicase — protein sequence MTDHRPTPPPSSLGQELIAQLRGRFGTSTITHVEECGATPAQYAEWPEWVLPSLKQLLIDATITSPYAHQAHCAQSVWEGHDTVLATGTSSGKSLGYQLPILTALAKDPTACALYLTPTKALGSDQLQATARMTAQIDELSGVHPAPYDGDTPTEARAGIREASRFVFSNPDMLHAGILAAHPRWARFLRHLRFIVVDECHTYRGVFGANVSLVLRRLLRIAAAYGAHPVVVFASATAADPAAHATRLCGHEVTAITRDTAPTGTRTIALWEPGFIEGAEGEHGAPVRYAASTEAAAIMATLVKEGARTLTFVRSRRAAETVALRAQEDLVVAGRADMANRVASYRAGYLAEDRRKLERALDEGDLLGLATTNALELGIDVGGLDAVVMAGFPGTVASFRQQAGRAGRRGQASVVVMVARDEPMDTYLVHHPEALLGTPVETSVFNPHNPYILRGHVYCAAVERPLTEADVEAFGAHEVVEKLTEEGFLRRRPRGWFATPLIEGELTPETAHAAVSLRGGAGEEVMIVDTTDGRLLGTVDAARAATQVHDGAVYLHQGESFVVQQLDLDNYVALVVPDTPDYSTQARSTTDIAILGEATARCNPSPGLWVASVDVEVTDRVTGYVVRLADGTVSEHIPLDLPEQTLLTRAVAYTIDPLALEAMGIAAGDIPGALHAAEHAAIGLLPLLATCDRWDIGGVSTALHPDTMLPTVFVYDGHPGGAGFADEGYARFGEWITATFEAVRSCQCEDGCPSCVQSPKCGNGNQPLNKHAALKLLGALASMTADASFTTPNA from the coding sequence ATGACTGATCACCGCCCCACTCCCCCACCCAGTTCGCTCGGTCAGGAGCTCATTGCCCAGCTCCGCGGGCGTTTTGGCACATCGACCATCACGCACGTCGAGGAGTGCGGGGCTACCCCCGCGCAGTACGCCGAATGGCCCGAGTGGGTACTTCCGTCGCTCAAGCAGTTGCTTATCGACGCCACCATCACCTCCCCCTACGCCCACCAAGCCCACTGCGCGCAGTCGGTGTGGGAGGGCCACGACACGGTGCTCGCAACCGGCACCTCCTCGGGCAAGTCGCTGGGCTACCAGCTGCCCATCCTCACCGCGCTGGCTAAGGATCCGACGGCGTGCGCGCTCTACCTCACGCCCACCAAAGCCCTCGGCTCGGACCAGCTGCAGGCCACGGCGCGGATGACCGCGCAGATCGACGAGCTTTCCGGAGTGCACCCGGCCCCGTACGACGGGGACACGCCGACCGAGGCCCGCGCCGGTATCCGCGAGGCCTCCCGTTTCGTCTTTTCCAACCCGGACATGCTGCACGCCGGCATCCTTGCTGCGCACCCGCGGTGGGCGCGTTTCCTGCGCCACCTGCGCTTTATCGTGGTTGACGAGTGCCACACCTACCGCGGTGTCTTCGGTGCCAACGTCTCCCTCGTGTTGCGCCGCCTGCTGCGTATCGCGGCCGCGTACGGCGCGCACCCGGTGGTGGTCTTTGCTTCCGCGACGGCGGCCGACCCGGCTGCGCACGCGACGCGGCTGTGCGGCCACGAGGTCACGGCGATCACCCGCGACACCGCCCCGACCGGCACCCGCACCATCGCCTTGTGGGAGCCCGGATTCATCGAGGGTGCCGAGGGCGAGCACGGCGCTCCGGTCCGCTACGCCGCTTCGACAGAGGCCGCGGCGATCATGGCCACGCTGGTCAAAGAGGGTGCCCGCACCCTGACATTCGTGCGCTCCCGGCGCGCCGCGGAGACGGTGGCGCTGCGCGCGCAGGAGGACCTGGTGGTGGCAGGGCGTGCCGATATGGCAAACCGGGTGGCGTCCTACCGCGCGGGCTATTTGGCGGAGGATCGTCGGAAGCTGGAGCGCGCGCTCGACGAGGGCGACTTGTTGGGCCTGGCCACGACGAACGCCCTGGAGTTGGGCATCGACGTCGGCGGGCTCGATGCGGTGGTGATGGCCGGGTTCCCGGGCACGGTCGCGTCCTTCCGGCAGCAAGCGGGGCGCGCGGGCAGGCGCGGGCAGGCGTCGGTAGTGGTGATGGTGGCGCGCGACGAGCCGATGGACACCTACCTTGTCCACCACCCGGAAGCGCTTTTGGGCACACCGGTGGAGACCTCGGTGTTTAACCCGCACAACCCCTACATTCTGCGCGGGCACGTCTATTGTGCCGCGGTGGAGCGCCCGCTCACGGAGGCCGACGTTGAGGCCTTCGGTGCCCACGAGGTGGTGGAAAAACTCACCGAGGAGGGCTTTTTGCGACGCCGCCCCCGCGGCTGGTTCGCCACCCCGCTCATCGAGGGCGAACTCACCCCGGAAACCGCCCACGCCGCTGTGTCTTTGCGCGGAGGCGCAGGCGAAGAAGTGATGATCGTGGATACCACCGACGGGCGGCTGCTGGGCACGGTAGATGCCGCGCGCGCCGCGACCCAGGTCCACGACGGCGCGGTCTACCTGCACCAGGGCGAGTCCTTCGTGGTCCAGCAGCTGGACCTGGACAATTACGTGGCACTGGTGGTGCCGGATACGCCCGACTACTCCACGCAGGCACGCTCGACGACCGACATCGCGATCCTGGGCGAAGCCACCGCCCGCTGCAACCCCTCGCCGGGGCTGTGGGTGGCCAGCGTGGACGTAGAGGTCACCGACCGGGTCACCGGCTACGTCGTGCGGCTTGCCGACGGCACCGTCTCCGAGCACATCCCGCTCGATCTTCCCGAGCAGACGCTGCTCACCCGGGCCGTGGCCTACACCATCGACCCGCTCGCCTTGGAGGCGATGGGCATCGCGGCCGGGGACATCCCAGGCGCCCTGCACGCCGCAGAGCACGCGGCCATTGGCTTGCTGCCGCTGCTCGCCACGTGCGACCGCTGGGATATCGGCGGCGTGTCGACGGCGCTGCACCCGGACACGATGCTGCCGACGGTCTTCGTCTACGACGGCCACCCCGGCGGGGCGGGGTTTGCCGATGAGGGCTACGCGCGCTTTGGCGAATGGATCACTGCCACGTTTGAGGCGGTGCGCTCCTGCCAATGCGAGGATGGCTGCCCGTCGTGCGTGCAGTCTCCGAAGTGCGGCAACGGCAACCAGCCGCTGAACAAGCACGCCGCGCTGAAGTTGCTGGGCGCGCTGGCGTCGATGACTGCCGACGCCAGCTTCACGACGCCAAACGCGTAA
- a CDS encoding cold-shock protein, with protein sequence MATGTVKWFNAEKGFGFIAPDDGSSDVFVHYSEIQGSGFRTLEENQQVEFEVGEGAKGPQAQQVRAL encoded by the coding sequence ATGGCTACCGGAACTGTGAAGTGGTTCAACGCAGAAAAGGGCTTCGGCTTCATCGCGCCGGACGACGGATCCTCCGACGTCTTCGTGCACTACTCCGAGATTCAGGGTTCGGGCTTCCGCACCCTGGAAGAGAACCAGCAGGTCGAGTTCGAGGTGGGCGAGGGCGCTAAGGGCCCGCAGGCCCAGCAGGTGCGCGCGCTCTAA
- a CDS encoding HAD family hydrolase, translating into MRRPYRGFGVRLTLMATLKPVAAFFDLDKTIIATSSAYAFGKEFFNNGLITRQDALDLYLSKASYMLVGHSSDQMDASRDHLSQLIKGWDVDEVTRITTDTMHHVVAPAIYSEARELIEEHRAAGHEVIIISASADILVEPIAAELGVDTVVATALEVVDGKLTGTILRYLKGDAKAEAIEQFAREHDYDLARSYAYSDSATDIPMLAAVGNPVAVNPDRALRKHAMSQGWQLRTFKNPEPLIQMPNAREVGIGAGVIAGLTALAVVGTLVTRAVIRENRSA; encoded by the coding sequence ATGCGGAGGCCCTACAGAGGATTCGGGGTTAGACTTACCCTCATGGCAACCCTTAAGCCGGTGGCGGCATTCTTCGACCTAGACAAGACGATCATCGCGACGTCGTCTGCCTATGCCTTCGGCAAAGAGTTCTTCAACAACGGCTTGATCACCCGCCAGGACGCGCTCGACCTCTACCTTTCCAAGGCAAGCTACATGCTCGTCGGGCACTCCAGCGACCAGATGGACGCCTCGCGCGACCACCTCAGCCAGCTGATCAAGGGCTGGGACGTCGACGAGGTCACCCGCATCACCACCGACACGATGCACCATGTCGTCGCGCCCGCGATCTACAGCGAGGCCCGCGAACTCATTGAGGAACACCGCGCGGCAGGCCACGAGGTGATCATCATCTCCGCCTCCGCTGACATCCTGGTCGAACCGATCGCCGCTGAGCTGGGCGTGGACACCGTCGTGGCCACCGCGCTCGAGGTTGTCGACGGCAAGCTCACCGGCACCATCCTCCGATACCTCAAAGGCGACGCGAAGGCCGAGGCCATCGAGCAGTTCGCCCGCGAGCACGACTACGACCTGGCGCGCAGCTACGCGTACTCCGACTCCGCCACCGACATCCCGATGCTTGCCGCGGTGGGCAACCCGGTGGCCGTCAACCCGGACCGCGCGCTGCGCAAGCACGCGATGTCGCAGGGCTGGCAGCTGCGCACCTTCAAGAACCCGGAGCCGCTGATCCAGATGCCGAACGCCCGCGAAGTGGGCATCGGCGCGGGCGTGATCGCGGGGCTGACCGCCCTCGCCGTCGTCGGCACGCTAGTCACCCGCGCCGTCATCCGCGAAAACCGTTCCGCGTAA